TGTCGTCCAGAAAATCGTTGGAAAGGTATGCGGGGCTCTCGCCTTTAAGCTTGTTGAGCGCGGCGGCCGCCTCCTTCTTCTTGCCGGACTGGGCAAGGGCCATGGCCTGGCCGAACAGGGCGTCCTGTTTCGGATAGCTGTTCGACGTCCTGTAAAGCTCCTCGAATTTCGCCGCAGCTTCTTCGGCTTTCCCAAGTTCCATAAGGGTGTTGGCCTCGCCGGCCATGGCAAGCTCGCCCAAAAGGCTTCCTTTGCCTTGCGCCGCGGCGGAAGAATATTCCTGCGCGGCGCCTTGCGTGTCCCCTTTCCTGGCCAGGGCCGCGGCCAGGGTTATGCGCGCCTGAACGATCACCTGGTCCGGGCCCCCTTTGGCGATCACGTCCCTGATAGCGGTTATGGCCGCGTCCGCATG
This portion of the Nitrospinota bacterium genome encodes:
- a CDS encoding tetratricopeptide repeat protein; translated protein: MGRYKRIVRKKEDKGGVGPHHGGLTLMDRLYDNWEKAAAGLAALVLLAAAGYGVHYYRDSRSADIRKKLFEAASSIPSEGASMAHADAAITAIRDVIAKGGPDQVIVQARITLAAALARKGDTQGAAQEYSSAAAQGKGSLLGELAMAGEANTLMELGKAEEAAAKFEELYRTSNSYPKQDALFGQAMALAQSGKKKEAAAALNKLKGESPAYLSNDFLDDTLRRIEVGELSVDRVSAPAAASPAQAAPAALVGKENVHGAN